The Angustibacter sp. Root456 genome contains the following window.
CGAGTAGGCGGGGCTGAGGTCGCCGCCCGGGCCGCTCGCGTCGTCCATGGCGTCGGGGATGGAGTGGGTGACGAAGACCAGGTGGGAGCCCTCGGGCACCTGCCGCAGGGCCTCCAGCGCGGCGCGCACGTTCGGCTCGACGAAGCCGGGGTGGTTGAAGTACTGGCGGATCTTGTCGACGGCCAGCTCGCGCCCCTCCTGCGCCAGCGTGAGCAGCGCGCCGGCGAGGTCCTCGCGGTACTGCCGGCAGCTCGAGTACGACGAGTACGCGCTCGTCGTGAGGGTCACGACGCGGCGCAGCCCCTGCTCGTGGGCCTCGCGCAGGGTGTCGGTGACGAACGGCGCCCAGTTCCGGTTGCCCCACAGCACCGGCAGGTCGACGCCGCGTGCCCGCAGCTCGGCGCGCAGGGCGTCGAGCAGGGCGCGGTTCTGGTCGTTGATGGGGCTGCGGCCGCCGAAGTGGTGGTAGTGCTCGGCGACCTCGGCCAGCCGCTCGTCCGGGATGCCGCGCCCGCGCGTCACGTTGCGCAGGAACGGCATCACGTCGTCGGGCTGCTCGGGGCCGCCGAACGACAGCAGCAGCACGGCGTCGTACGGCGCGAGGTCGGCGGCAGCGGACGCGGAGTCGGAGGGAGAGGCTGAGGAGCTGGTCACGGCCTGATTGTGCCGGTGGCAGCTGCCCGCGTCGTCCTCGGGCGCGGTTCGCGTGGCGCGCCTGCACCGCTTCGGGCGATTCGGGTGGCACAGTCGGTGGTGCCCACGACAAGAGGAGCTGGACATGCCCGACCTGCGGCTCGTCGGCGTCCACGACGACGGCGAGCACCTGGTGCTCAGCGACGACGACGGTCAGCGCTACACGCTCGTCGTGAACGAGGCGCTGCGCGCTGCCGTCCGGCGCGACCGCGCCCACCTGGGCCAGCTGCAGATCCAGATCGGTGGCGAGCTGCGCCCTCGTGAGGTGCAGGCCCGGATCCGCGCCGGCGCGACCGCCGAGCAGGTCGCCGAGGCGTCCGGCTGGCCGCTCGAGCGCGTCCGCCGGTACGAGGGGCCGGTGCTCGCCGAGCGCGAGCACGTCGCCCAGCTCGCGCGTGACGTCGTGCTGCGTCGACGAGGCGGGGACTCCCCCACGCTGGGCGCCGAGGTCAAGCGCCGCCTCGTCGCGCGGGGTGTGGACGCCGAGGCCGCTACGTGGGACAGCTGGCGTGCCGACGAGGGTCCGTGGACCGTCGCCGTGTCGTTCGCCGCAGGAGGTCGCGACCGCCAGGCCCGCTGGCACCTCGACGTGGCAGCGCGCTCCGTCACGCCGGCGGACGACGAGGCCCGGTGGCTCAGCGAGCAGGTGCCGGAGGGCGATGGTCCGCTGGGCACCGTGCGTCTGGCTGCCGTGCCGAACGGCGCGTCCGGGCTTGCGGGTGGCTCGGTGTACGACGTCGAGGCCGACGGCGGGGTCCACGAGCCGGCGTCCGGCCCGCTCGACCTCATGACCGCGATGCGCAGCCGCCGACGCGAGCGCGACCTGCACCGCACCCGGCGACCGCACGACGGCGGCGCCGACCCGGCTGACGTGCCGGGAGCGCTGCACCCGGCACGGCGGCGACGTCCGGCCCGCCCGGAGCCGCTCGAGCTCGACCCGACCCTCCTGGGTGACCCCCCGGCCGCTCACCCCGCGACGTCGCAGCTCCCGCCGTCGCTGCTCGAGGACCCCGAGACGCCCGCACTCGTGGACGACGACCCGACCGGCTCCGAGCCGCGTCACCCGGCCCGACGCTGGCCGCTCGCCGACCAGATGACCGGGCCGACCGGGCCGCTCGACGCGAGCGCAGTCACCGAGGACGCCGACGGGCGCGCCGAGGACGACGCAGACGAATCCGGTGACGAGATCCGGCCGCAGAACGCCGGCATCGACGCGGTGCACGGCATCGACGCGATGGACGGCATCGACGCGATGGACGGCCTCGGCGACGACGCCGCCCCCGGCTCGACTGACGCCGCCGAGCCCGAAGGGAACGACGACACGCGCAGCGAAGCCACGGCGCGCCACCGGGCGCCCGCCCGCGCCAAGGGCCGTCGGGCGAGCGTGCCCAGCTGGGACGACATCATGTTCGGCGCCAAGCGCGACTGACGTGACCAGGCGTCGGGCCGGCTCGACCACAGGAGTGTGCACGACGAGCCTGGCAGACCCTCGCCGTCGGCTCCTGGGCTGTGCATGAGCGGGCCCTCACACGCTCGGCGCCAGGCGGCGGCTCACTGGGCCGTGGGGTTGAGCGCCGTCTGGCTGGTGCCGCTGACTCTCGTGGCCGTGGCGATCGGGTACTTCGGCCTGGTCTTCGTGGGCTTCGTGGGCGAGGGTCTCGGTGGTGGGATGCCGACGCGGGATGTGCTGATGGTGCTGTGCACGCCAGCCCTCGCGCTGGGGCTCGCAGCCGCACTGGGTCTGGGCACGGCGAGGACGACGTCTCGCCTCGCGTACCGCGTGGTGCGGCTGCGCGCACTGCCACCATGGCTGCTGGGCCTGGCCGGCGCGGTCGTGGGCGGCGCCGCCGGCGTGGCGGTCTTTCGGCTCTTCCTCTCAGCGGGAACTCAGCTCATGGCCGACTGAGGGTGGAGCGGCGTCCGGTCGAGTTTTCCACAGTTGACGAAGTGGGAGTAGTTGTCCACAGACCTCTTGCGGGGCGGCGCGTCCGTGGGGGGCAGTGCGTAGGTTTGTCGCATGACGAATCGGGCGGACGGCGGCGGCGCGACAGCGCTGGACGTCGTGCTGTCCGACCTCGAGGAGGTCTTGGACCGCCTCAGTGCGCTGCCGCTGTGGCAGCTGCCCGACCCGGCGTTGAAGACGGTGGCGGCCGCGCTGGACCGGGCACGGCGCCGCAGCCAGGGCCAGACCCTGCGGGTGCTGGGTGAGGTCGACGGTCGCGGGATCCCCGGGCAGGACGGCACCCGGACGGCCGGTGCGTGGCTGCGTTCGGTGGTGGCGGACCTGAAGCCGGGGCAGGCCGCCGGGTTGGGTAAGCGGGCCGAGCGCCTGTACCGCTCGGTGCTGTCGGTCGAGCTGGCCCCGACACGGGCGGCGGTCGAGGCCGGGGTGCTGNNNNNNNNNNNNNNNNNNNNNNNNNCAGCGCGGAGGTGATCGAGCAGGCGCAGGACCTGCTGATCGAGTACGCGCCGGCCCTGTCGAGCCGGGACTTCGACCGGCTGGTGCACGAGCTGCGCCACGCGATCGACCCGAACNNNNNNNNNNNNNNNNNNNNNNNNNNNNNNNNNNNNNNNNNNNNNNNNNNNNNNNNNNNNNNNNNNNNNNNNNNNNNNNNNNNNNNNNNNNNNNNNNNNNNNNNNNNNNNNNNNNNNNNNNNNNNNNNNNNNNNNAGACAGCACCCTGGACCCGCGCAGCCCCGGCCAACGCCGCCACGACGCCCTGCAGCACCTCGCCCACACCACCCTGGCCACCNNNNNNNNNNNNNNNNNNNNNNNNNNNNNNNNNNNNNNNNNNNNNNNNNNNNNNNNNNNNNNNNNNNNNNNNNNNNNNNNNNNNNNNNNNNNNNNNNNNNNNNNNNNNACTGTGCGGCGCCGAGATCATCCCCGTGCTGGTCGACACCTGCGGCAACCCCCTGGACGTAGGCCGCACCCTGCGCGACTTCACCACCAGACAGCGCATCGCCCTGGCCGAACGCGACCGCGGCTGCACCTGGCCCGGCTGCACCGCCCCCGTCGCCTGGACCCAAGCCCACCACCTCATCCACTGGGACCACCACGGCCCCACCGACCTGNNNNNNNNNNNNGACAGGACAGCTCATCAACGGAACAGTCGTCTGGGACACCACCCCACCAGGCCCGCCAGGCAGCCACCCACCAGACAGAGGCCCATCAGACCAGCCCCTACCGCCCCACCGCGCCAACCACCTCATCGCACGCCTCGTCCAGCAATGGGTCACCCCCCGACACGAGTAGCCGGGACCTGCGTTGCCCTCAGCCGGACCTGCGGGCCCGACAGGCGGCACACAGGCCCGAGAGCGCGACGTGCGTGGGGTCGAGGACGAAGCCGTGCCGCCGGTCGACCTCGTCGACCACTCCGTCCAGCAGCGAGGCGGGCAGGTCGACCACGGCCCCGCAGTGCTCGCACTGGGCGTGCAGGTGCAGCTCGTCGTCCGCCAGGTGGTACGTCGTCGTGCCGTGCCCCACGTGCACGTGCTGCACGACGCCCAGGTGGCTCAGCGTCTCCAGCGCCCGGTACACCGAGGCACGGTGCACCGAAGGGTCCGCATCGGCGACGGCGCCTACCACCTGGTCGGCGGTGAGGTGGTCGCTGTGCCGGCTGAGCGCCGTGAGCACGGCACGACGGGGCGCGGTCATGCGGTCACCTCGGGCACGTAGCAGCGCCGCCGCCTGCTCGATGGCCGCCTGGGCGGCGGGGAGTCCGCTCATCGCCGTGCGATGAGCAGCACGTCGATCGCTGCGCCGTCGGGGGTCTCGCGTTCGACCTGCTCGGCCCGCTCGATGTGCGCACCGGCAGCCCACTCGCGCAGCAATGCCACGCTCGGCAGCACCGACGCGTCGCGCGGACCGCCCACCCCGCGCGTGAGGTTGTCGACGTCGTGGGCGATGACGACGAGGCGACCACCAGGGGCCAGGGCCTCGACGCAACGCGCCAGCACGGTTGCCATCTGGTCGTGCGGCAGCTGCAGGTAGAGCAGCGCCACGAGGTCGTAACCCGTGCCGAGGTCGGCGGTGCGCACGTCGCCGACCTGCCACTCGACGTCGAGGCCCTCGGCGGTGGCTCGCTCGCGGCCCTTGGCGATGCCGGCGGGTGAGAAGTCGACGGCCCGCACCTGCCAGCCGCGCGAGGCCAGCCAGATCGCCGTCCGCCCCTCGCCGCACGCGACGTCGAGCGCACGCCCCGCCGGCCAGTCGCTCGTGAGCTCGGCGAACAGCGCGTTGGGTCCGGCGGACCAGACCATCGGCTGGCTCTCGTACCGGGCGTCCCAGGCGTCGGCGTCCACGCTCACCCTCCTTGGGCGGCGGCGGTGGTGGGCGTGCTGCTCGCGCCCGGATGCGGCGGCATGGGGCACATGTCGAGATCGAGCGGCAGGACGTCGGGCGACATCGCGGCCGCCCGCGCCGCCGCTCGTGTCATCCGCCGCATGTGGTGGCGTCGGCAGAGCACCTCGTACCCGATCGTGGCGGTCGGCGCGGCGTGGGTGTCACCGACGACGACCTGCTCACCCTCCACCACCATCACGCCGTCGGCCGTGCGCGCGTTGTGGGTCGCGCGCGCACCGCACCAGCACAGCGCCTCCACCTGCAGCACCTGCACCCGGTCGGCCAGCTCGATGAGCCGCTGCGACCCCGGGAACAGCTTGGTGCGGAAGTCGGCGGTGATGCCGAACGCGAAGACGTCGACCGACATCTCGTCGACGAGGCGGGCCAGCTGATCGACCTGCTCGACGCCGTAGAACTGCGCCTCGTCGCAGATGAGGTAGTCGACGCGCTCCCCCGCCATCCGGTGCGCCACCACGACGTCCCAGAAGTCGGTGTCGTCGCGCACCTCGAGGGCCTGTGCCCGAAGCCCGAGCCGGCTCGAGACGACGGCCTCACCGGCCCGGTCGAACTTGGTGAACGTCAGGCCCGAGCGGCCCGCAGCGGCGTGGGTGTAGTCCATCTGCAGCGCCAGCGTGGACTTGCCGCAGTCCATGGTGCCGGAGAAGAACACGAGCTCAGCCACGCACCGATCCTGTCACGTCGGGCCGTACAGGCTGAGCAGGGGCACGAGCGACTCCTCGGGAGTCACCGACCCGTGCAGGCCGACGAGCGCGAGCAGCGCGGGCCGCATGCGCCGAGAGTCGACGACGGCCAGTCCCGGCCGGCAGGCCACCACGACGTCCCCGATCCGGTCGAGCACGTGAGGCGCGACAGGGCCGAACCAGCCCGCGGCCACGGCCTGCTCGCGCGACAGCACGTACGCCTGGGCCTCCAGCCGCGCCCGCCACCTCATGAGAACGGACGCTGCGGTGTCCGGCTCGCAGTACAGCTGCACGCAACGCGGTTCGCCGCCCGCGTGCCGGACGTCACGTGCCAGCTCGGGGTCGTGCGCGAGGTCGATCCGCTGATGGTGCGGGACGTCGACCATGCCGTGGTCGGCGGTGACGTGCAGGGCGGCGTCGCGTGGCAGCCCGGCGGCCAGGCGCCGGACGGCGAGGTCGACCTTCGCCAGCTCCTCCCCCCACTCCCACGACTGGGCCCCGCTGACGTGTCCGACCTTGTCGACGTCCCCCCAGTAGACGTAGACGAGCGTGCGCGGCCCCGAACGCAGCGCGGCGAGCGCCGCGTCGACGCGCTCGTCAAGCGACTCCGCGGCCACGAACCGTCCGCCGCGCAACGCTGACTCGGTGAGGCCCGAGCCGTCGAAGAACCCTGGCCCGATGCGCACCACCTCGACACCGGCGGCCACCGCCTGCTGGAAGCACGTCGAATGGGGCTGCCACCGGCGGGGGTCGACCGGCGGTTCCCACGACAGCTCGTTGAGCAGCTCGTCGCGGTCGGGCACGAGCACCTCGTAGCCCACCAACCCGTGCGAACCCGGGGGCAGCCCCGTGCCGAGGCTGCCCATGCTGGTCGCCGTCGTGGTCGGGAAGCCGGCGGTGAGCGTGCCGGTGCGGGCCAGCTGCGCGCGCAGGAACGGTGCGTGGCCGGCACGCTCGCGCAGCAGCAGGTCACCGAGGCCGTCGACGAGCAGCACGCACGTGCGGGGTGCCGGTTCCAGGGCCAGCACCGACCGCTCGGCCGGGGCAGGGTGGCCCGGCAGGTCGACGTCCAGGCCCCGCAGCACGGCGGGCAGGAGGTCGGAGAGGGTGTCGCTGCCGTAGCGCGGGGCCGGGGGCAGGCCGAGGCTCACCCGACGCGACCGGCCGTCGCGGCCGACAGGGCGCGGGCGAACGCGAGCGCGCGCCGCACCGCGTCGTCACCGTCGGCGTCGGCCGACACGCGCACGGAGATGTCGTCGGCGCTCGCGGTGCCGGTGTACCCGTGGTCGGCCTCGCAGTTCGGGTCGGCGCACGCAGCGGGCTCGAGGTCGAGCCGGCTCACCGCACCCCACCCGATGGTGAGGGTGAGCTCGCGCGAGCCCTCACCGCTGCGGTAGCTCTCGGGGCTGGGCACGACGTGGTTCAGCACCACTGAGCGCACGGCTCGCAGCGGCACCGCCTCGGTGGCCGCCGTGGCGAACGGCTGCGGGGGCCCGTCCGGGCCCTCGGGAGCGTGGTCGTCGGCGTGGGTCACGACGAGCCGAGTGGCCGTCAGGACGAACGTCGTGATGTGCCGACGCACGACGTCCTGGTCGAACGTCGTCTCCGCGTGCACCAGGTGAGCGACCACCGGTTCACCGGCGACGCTGACGTCGAGGACGTCGAAGACCAGCTCCGGGTAGTAGCCCGCGCGGTCGAGGTCGACGCGCAGCGCGTCGGGCAGGGTGTGGGTGTCACGCATGGGTGCCATCCTTCCACCCCGCCCCTCACCCCGGCAGACGACGGGTGTCGGTGTCCGTGCGACCCGGCGGTGGCGCGAGACGCACGCGTGCCCCGAGCACCGTCACGCCCTCGGGGGCGGCGATCACGGGGTTGAGCTCGAGCTCGGCCACCTGCGGCAGGTCGTCGGCGAGCGCCGAGACCCGGGCGACGACGTCCTCGAGGGCGTCGACGTCGACGGGGTCGGCGCCGCGGTAACCGAACAGCAGCGGCGCCGCGCGCACGCCACGCACCAGGTCGGCGACGTCACCCTCGCGCAGGGGCGGGTTGCGCCGGGCGACGTCGCCGAGCAGGTCGGTGGGGGGCCCGCCCACACCGAACTCCACGACGGGGCCGAAGAGCGGGTCCTCGGTCGAGCGCACGACGCACGACACCCCCACCGGTGCCATGGCCTGCACGACGAGATCCGCGCTGCCGTGCCGCTCGAGCTGGGCCTTCATCTCCGCCAGGTCGTTGCGCAGCTCGCCCTCACGGGCGATGTCGAGACGCACCGCACCGAGGTCGGCCCGGTGGCGCAGGTGCGGTGCGGTCGCCTTGAGCACCACGGGATAGCCGGTGCGCTGGGCAGCCGCCGCGGCCTCGTCCGGCGTGGTCACGGGGTACGCCGGCCACACCTCGATGCCGTAGGCGGCCAGGAGCTCGGTGGCCTCGGCCTCCGACACCCAGCGACCGTCAGCGTCCGGGGGCGTGAGCCGCTCGACGAGCGCCCGGGCCGCCGTGCGGTGGATGCCCTCCGGGGCCACCAGCGGCCCGCGGTCGCGCTGGCGCCACTGGGCGTACCGGGTCGCCGACACCAGAGCGCGCACGGAGTCCTCGGGCGTCGGGTAGGCCGGCACCGTGCGGACCGAGGTCGACAGCGCCTCGGTGACGCCGTGCATGCCGAGGAACGTCGCGACGCAGGTCTTCTCGCTGGCTCCGGCGACCTCGGCGAGGGCGAGCGCGACGTCGGCGTCGACCGTGACGAGCGGCGGGATGAAGCCCGCGACCACGGAGTCGACGTCCGGTGCGGTGAACGCCTCGCGCAGCGCGGCGCGGAACTCCTCGGCCGTGGCCTCTGAGCGGACGGCCACCGGGCCGTGCACGACGTCCAGCCCCCAGCTGACGCAGGCGTCGGCGGCGAGCGCCCCCAGCGCGTCGGAGTTGGTGACGATCGCGACGCGAGGTCCGGCCGGCAGCGGCTGGTGCACGACGAGCTGCGCGACGTCGAAGAGCTGGTGGATGTTCTCGACGCGGATCACACCGGCCTGGCGCAGCACCTCGTCGAACGTCTCCCGGGGCAGCCGCGACTCGCGCACGGTGTGCCCGGGGGGAACGCTGAACGTCGACTGCCCGGACTTCACGACGATGACGGGCTTGGTGCGCGCCAGCCGGCGCGCGACGCGGGTGAACTTGCGCGGGTTGCCGACGCTCTCGAGGTAGAGGCCCACGGCGTCGGTGGCCGGGTCGTCGAGCCAGTACTGCATCACGTCGTTGCCCGACAGGTCGGCCCGGTTGCCCGACGACACGAAGCTGGAGACGCCGAGGCGGCGACGGCGCGCCGTGTCGAGCACCGCGATGCCGAGCGCGCCGGACTGGCTGAACAGCCCCAGGCGTCCGGCGGGTGGCATCGACGGCGCCAGCGAGGCGTTCAGGCGCACCTGCGGATCGGTGTTGACGATGCCGAACGAGTTCGGGCCGACCACGCGCATGCCCCGGGCGTGAGCGCGGCGCACGAGGTCGCGCTGCCGGGCGCGGCCGGCGTCGCCGGTCTCGGCGAAGCCGCTGCTCACCACCACCAGCCCGCGCACACCGGCCCGCCCGCAGTCGTCGACGACGTCGCCCACGGCGTCCGCCGGCACCGCCACCACCGCCAGGTCGACCTCGCCGGGGATGTCGGTGACGCGCGTGTGGCTCTCGACCCCCTGCACCTCCCACGCCTCGGGGTTCACGGCGTAGAGCGGGCCGGTGAAGCCACCGCCCAGCAGGTCCTCGAGCAGCCGGTGCCCGATCGAGTCGGGGTCGCGGCTGGCGCCCACGACGGCCACGGCCCGGGGGTGCAGCAGCGCCTGCACGCTGCGGGCCTCGGCTCGCTGCTCGCGCGACTCCCGCACCCGCGTCGACTCCTCGCTCGGCGCGATGTCGAACTCCAGCGCGATGACGCCGTCCTCGTAGTTGTGGCGCACCGTGTAGCCCGCCTCGCCGAAGACCGCGATCATCTTGCGGTTCTGCGGCAGGACGTCGGCCACGAACTTGCGGATCCCCCGCTCGCGCGCTGCAGCCGCCAAGTGCTCGAGCAGCACCGAGCCGATGCCCCGGCCCTGGTGGGAGTCGGAGATGTTGAAGGCCACCTCGGCCGTGGCCGAGTCGATGCGGTCGTAACGACCGATACCCACGATCGCGTCGCCGAGCGTCGCCACGAGCCCCACCCGGTCGCGGTGGTCGACGTGGGTGAACCGTTCGAGGTCGCGCGGCGAGAGCCGTTGCAGCGGAGCGAAGAAGCGCAGGTAGATCGACTCGGCACTCTGACCGGCGTGGAACGCCTCGACCGCAGGGGCGTCGTCCGGGCGGATCGGTCGCAGGTGCACGACGCCTCCGTCGCGCAGGACGACATCCGCCTCCCAGTGCGCGGGGTAGGGCAGGACGCGATCGGCCACGCGCCGAGCCTAGCCGGGGCACCGACTCAGTAGGGTGCGGCCATGATCCGACCCTCCCCCGAGGTGCAGGACGCGCTGGCCGCCGTCGCCGGTGACGACTCGGTGGTCACGGTGGGCGTGCGCGACCCGGCGGTCGTGGCCGCCCGCGGGGGTGAGCCGGTCGAGCACCGCGTCGAGTCGGCCGAGCAGGTCGCCGAGATCGCCGTGGCGTACGCCGGGCGCTCATGAGCGCCCCTGGCGCGCGGCCCCCCGTCGTCGTGATCGGCGACGTCATGACCGACGTCGTGGCGCGCGCCGACGACCCGCTGGCGCTGGGCTCAGACACGGCCGCGCACGTGCAGACCCGTCAGGGCGGTGCCGGCGCCAACGTCGCGCACTGGCTGGCCTCGTTCGGCTGCTCGGTGCGTTTCGTCGGTCGAGTGGGCGACGACCCGTTCGGCCGCGAGGCCGTCGCGGTGCTGAGCGCCGCCGGCGTCGATGCGCACGTCGTCGTCGACCCGATGCGGTCCACCGGCACCGTGGTCGTCCTCGTGGGTGCTGACGGCGAGCGCACGATGCTCCCGGACGCCGGCGCCAACTCCGCGCTCAGCGCCGACGACCTGCCGCCACTGACCCCGGACGACGCGTCATGGCTGCACCTGTCGGGGTACACGCTGCTCAACCCGGGCTCGGGGCCGGCCGGCGAGGCGGCCCTCGCGCGGGCCGCGGCGTCCGGCGTGCCGAGGTCGCTGGACGTCGCGAGCGCCGCACCGCTGGAGGCGTTGGGAGGCAGGGAGTTCCTGCGCCTCACCGAGGGCGTCGAGCTGGTGTTCTGCACCCTCGACGAGGCGGAGGTGCTCGTGGGCACACGCGACCCCGACACCGCCGTGGCCCGGCTCACCGGCACCTACCGCGACGTGGTGCTGAAGACGGGAGCCACCGGAGCGCGATGGGCCCGACAGGACGCCACGGGGGTGCACGTGCCGGCATGCGCCGCGGCCGCCCCGGTCGTCGACACCACGGGTGCCGGCGACGCGTTCGCCGCCGCGTACCTCGCCGCGCTCCTGGCCGGCGAGCAGGTGCCCGGCCGCCTCACCCGAGCCTGCCGGGCCGCGGCTGGCATCGTCGTCCGCGTCGGTGCGCGTCCGCCCGCCTGACGGCCGTCAGTCCAGGCACCCCACGGTGACCCGCGCGACGCCCTTTGGCGCCGCGACCTTCGCCGTGTAGGCGGCCGCGAACCCGCGCGCGTCAGCCTCGGTGTCGAAGTAGAGGGTCGCCCCCGACCAGTAGTCGTACTGGTCGAGCCCGAGGGCCTCCATCGCCCCGCCGTCGCAGGCGATGTCGCCCACGACGGCCTGGTAACCGACTCGGCTGGCATCGCGCAGGGCCTTCTCGACCGGTGCGTCCGTGGCGCTGTGGCCGACCGCGAGGTAGACGGCCCACACGGGGTCGCCCTGTTGCGGCTCGCCCAGCGCCTTGGCCCACCGGGGGGCGACCGAAGCGGCCGGGCTGGCCGTCGCGGTGGGTGACGCCGAG
Protein-coding sequences here:
- a CDS encoding bifunctional 2-polyprenyl-6-hydroxyphenol methylase/3-demethylubiquinol 3-O-methyltransferase UbiG encodes the protein MDADAWDARYESQPMVWSAGPNALFAELTSDWPAGRALDVACGEGRTAIWLASRGWQVRAVDFSPAGIAKGRERATAEGLDVEWQVGDVRTADLGTGYDLVALLYLQLPHDQMATVLARCVEALAPGGRLVVIAHDVDNLTRGVGGPRDASVLPSVALLREWAAGAHIERAEQVERETPDGAAIDVLLIARR
- a CDS encoding ferrochelatase, with the protein product MTSSSASPSDSASAAADLAPYDAVLLLSFGGPEQPDDVMPFLRNVTRGRGIPDERLAEVAEHYHHFGGRSPINDQNRALLDALRAELRARGVDLPVLWGNRNWAPFVTDTLREAHEQGLRRVVTLTTSAYSSYSSCRQYREDLAGALLTLAQEGRELAVDKIRQYFNHPGFVEPNVRAALEALRQVPEGSHLVFVTHSIPDAMDDASGPGGDLSPAYSDQHRDVAGVIADAVGRELGRAVPWELVYCSRSGPPSQPWLEPDVGDHLRALHTAGAPGAAVCPIGFVSDHLEVKYDLDTEAHEVADEIGLPFARAATVGTDAQFVSALVDLLVERAAQARGQDPERPTLGARPPVRSTCPVGCCRNLRAERPAACGADWEPPVVAGR
- the sepH gene encoding septation protein SepH → MPDLRLVGVHDDGEHLVLSDDDGQRYTLVVNEALRAAVRRDRAHLGQLQIQIGGELRPREVQARIRAGATAEQVAEASGWPLERVRRYEGPVLAEREHVAQLARDVVLRRRGGDSPTLGAEVKRRLVARGVDAEAATWDSWRADEGPWTVAVSFAAGGRDRQARWHLDVAARSVTPADDEARWLSEQVPEGDGPLGTVRLAAVPNGASGLAGGSVYDVEADGGVHEPASGPLDLMTAMRSRRRERDLHRTRRPHDGGADPADVPGALHPARRRRPARPEPLELDPTLLGDPPAAHPATSQLPPSLLEDPETPALVDDDPTGSEPRHPARRWPLADQMTGPTGPLDASAVTEDADGRAEDDADESGDEIRPQNAGIDAVHGIDAMDGIDAMDGLGDDAAPGSTDAAEPEGNDDTRSEATARHRAPARAKGRRASVPSWDDIMFGAKRD
- a CDS encoding HNH endonuclease signature motif containing protein, with translation LCGAEIIPVLVDTCGNPLDVGRTLRDFTTRQRIALAERDRGCTWPGCTAPVAWTQAHHLIHWDHHGPTDL
- a CDS encoding GNAT family N-acetyltransferase encodes the protein MADRVLPYPAHWEADVVLRDGGVVHLRPIRPDDAPAVEAFHAGQSAESIYLRFFAPLQRLSPRDLERFTHVDHRDRVGLVATLGDAIVGIGRYDRIDSATAEVAFNISDSHQGRGIGSVLLEHLAAAARERGIRKFVADVLPQNRKMIAVFGEAGYTVRHNYEDGVIALEFDIAPSEESTRVRESREQRAEARSVQALLHPRAVAVVGASRDPDSIGHRLLEDLLGGGFTGPLYAVNPEAWEVQGVESHTRVTDIPGEVDLAVVAVPADAVGDVVDDCGRAGVRGLVVVSSGFAETGDAGRARQRDLVRRAHARGMRVVGPNSFGIVNTDPQVRLNASLAPSMPPAGRLGLFSQSGALGIAVLDTARRRRLGVSSFVSSGNRADLSGNDVMQYWLDDPATDAVGLYLESVGNPRKFTRVARRLARTKPVIVVKSGQSTFSVPPGHTVRESRLPRETFDEVLRQAGVIRVENIHQLFDVAQLVVHQPLPAGPRVAIVTNSDALGALAADACVSWGLDVVHGPVAVRSEATAEEFRAALREAFTAPDVDSVVAGFIPPLVTVDADVALALAEVAGASEKTCVATFLGMHGVTEALSTSVRTVPAYPTPEDSVRALVSATRYAQWRQRDRGPLVAPEGIHRTAARALVERLTPPDADGRWVSEAEATELLAAYGIEVWPAYPVTTPDEAAAAAQRTGYPVVLKATAPHLRHRADLGAVRLDIAREGELRNDLAEMKAQLERHGSADLVVQAMAPVGVSCVVRSTEDPLFGPVVEFGVGGPPTDLLGDVARRNPPLREGDVADLVRGVRAAPLLFGYRGADPVDVDALEDVVARVSALADDLPQVAELELNPVIAAPEGVTVLGARVRLAPPPGRTDTDTRRLPG
- a CDS encoding carbohydrate kinase family protein produces the protein MSAPGARPPVVVIGDVMTDVVARADDPLALGSDTAAHVQTRQGGAGANVAHWLASFGCSVRFVGRVGDDPFGREAVAVLSAAGVDAHVVVDPMRSTGTVVVLVGADGERTMLPDAGANSALSADDLPPLTPDDASWLHLSGYTLLNPGSGPAGEAALARAAASGVPRSLDVASAAPLEALGGREFLRLTEGVELVFCTLDEAEVLVGTRDPDTAVARLTGTYRDVVLKTGATGARWARQDATGVHVPACAAAAPVVDTTGAGDAFAAAYLAALLAGEQVPGRLTRACRAAAGIVVRVGARPPA
- a CDS encoding Fur family transcriptional regulator, whose amino-acid sequence is MSGLPAAQAAIEQAAALLRARGDRMTAPRRAVLTALSRHSDHLTADQVVGAVADADPSVHRASVYRALETLSHLGVVQHVHVGHGTTTYHLADDELHLHAQCEHCGAVVDLPASLLDGVVDEVDRRHGFVLDPTHVALSGLCAACRARRSG
- a CDS encoding DUF5998 family protein, which translates into the protein MRDTHTLPDALRVDLDRAGYYPELVFDVLDVSVAGEPVVAHLVHAETTFDQDVVRRHITTFVLTATRLVVTHADDHAPEGPDGPPQPFATAATEAVPLRAVRSVVLNHVVPSPESYRSGEGSRELTLTIGWGAVSRLDLEPAACADPNCEADHGYTGTASADDISVRVSADADGDDAVRRALAFARALSAATAGRVG
- a CDS encoding thymidine kinase, whose translation is MAELVFFSGTMDCGKSTLALQMDYTHAAAGRSGLTFTKFDRAGEAVVSSRLGLRAQALEVRDDTDFWDVVVAHRMAGERVDYLICDEAQFYGVEQVDQLARLVDEMSVDVFAFGITADFRTKLFPGSQRLIELADRVQVLQVEALCWCGARATHNARTADGVMVVEGEQVVVGDTHAAPTATIGYEVLCRRHHMRRMTRAAARAAAMSPDVLPLDLDMCPMPPHPGASSTPTTAAAQGG
- a CDS encoding alkaline phosphatase family protein, whose product is MSLGLPPAPRYGSDTLSDLLPAVLRGLDVDLPGHPAPAERSVLALEPAPRTCVLLVDGLGDLLLRERAGHAPFLRAQLARTGTLTAGFPTTTATSMGSLGTGLPPGSHGLVGYEVLVPDRDELLNELSWEPPVDPRRWQPHSTCFQQAVAAGVEVVRIGPGFFDGSGLTESALRGGRFVAAESLDERVDAALAALRSGPRTLVYVYWGDVDKVGHVSGAQSWEWGEELAKVDLAVRRLAAGLPRDAALHVTADHGMVDVPHHQRIDLAHDPELARDVRHAGGEPRCVQLYCEPDTAASVLMRWRARLEAQAYVLSREQAVAAGWFGPVAPHVLDRIGDVVVACRPGLAVVDSRRMRPALLALVGLHGSVTPEESLVPLLSLYGPT